One Halovivax ruber XH-70 genomic region harbors:
- a CDS encoding UDP-glucuronic acid decarboxylase family protein: MTKRALVTGGAGFLGSHLTERLLADGYRVICVDNLGSGRRENIKQFLQNDDFQLKEVDIRKDPGLPPTDEVYHFASRASPKDFTEYPVQIALTNTEGTRHLLDYARDYDAKMIYASTSEVYGDPEVHPQEESYNGSVNIRGPRGCYDESKRFGETLTAAYKRKYNVDVRTIRIFNTYGPRMRPDDGRVVPTFVTQALRGDDLTIYGDGTQTRSFCYVDDLVDGIRAVMQVDEPTYDVYNLGNQNERTIRDLAKEILEATNTESDITYEPLPEDDPGQRKPDISRIQEDLGWEPTVPLSAGLQETVAHFERILRE, from the coding sequence ATGACAAAGCGAGCACTCGTGACAGGGGGAGCTGGATTTCTTGGGAGCCACCTAACCGAACGTCTCCTCGCGGATGGGTATCGCGTCATTTGTGTTGACAATCTAGGGAGCGGCCGTCGCGAAAATATCAAGCAATTTCTTCAGAACGACGATTTTCAACTGAAAGAAGTCGACATCCGGAAGGATCCAGGCCTTCCACCAACAGACGAAGTCTACCACTTCGCCTCACGAGCGTCCCCCAAGGACTTCACCGAATATCCGGTCCAGATTGCACTCACGAACACTGAAGGAACGCGACATCTCCTCGATTACGCCCGGGATTACGATGCTAAGATGATCTATGCCAGTACGAGCGAGGTATACGGTGATCCCGAGGTCCATCCACAAGAGGAGTCGTACAACGGTAGCGTGAACATCCGAGGGCCGCGAGGGTGCTACGACGAATCGAAACGATTCGGTGAAACGCTCACCGCGGCTTACAAACGGAAGTACAATGTCGATGTCCGGACGATCCGGATCTTCAATACGTACGGTCCGCGAATGCGCCCCGACGACGGTCGCGTCGTTCCAACGTTCGTCACACAGGCGCTGCGTGGCGACGATCTCACGATTTATGGCGACGGAACTCAGACTCGTAGTTTCTGCTACGTGGACGATCTGGTCGACGGAATTCGAGCGGTGATGCAAGTTGACGAGCCAACGTACGACGTGTACAACCTGGGGAATCAGAACGAACGAACCATTCGTGACCTGGCCAAAGAAATCCTTGAAGCAACGAATACTGAATCAGATATTACATACGAACCGCTACCCGAAGACGACCCCGGTCAACGGAAGCCGGATATTTCACGCATTCAAGAGGATCTGGGCTGGGAACCGACCGTACCGCTATCAGCAGGCTTGCAGGAGACGGTGGCGCACTTCGAGCGGATACTGCGTGAGTGA
- a CDS encoding NAD-dependent epimerase/dehydratase family protein encodes MTETILVTGGAGLIGSMCCEELIENGYNVVSVDNYGRGDIFGDEGNTESNVTEYLDDDRIDHHQMDIRDDDFDEIVASVDGIIHTAAQPSHPRSIEIPYEDFDINVRGTLKLLEAVRTQNPDIPLVFTSTNKVYGEMPNYFSYEKVGDRFEPVDDTLWNGFDESLRIDQNKHTPFGVSKASADLYVQEYARMYDIKAGIFRLGCVTGGAAHAVELHNWEPYFVKLALTGEELSIYGYEGYQVRDVIHAKDLANLFRRYLESPSPGQVYNVGGGRKNSISLRESFDLIEEVTGNTLEYSHAEQREADHQWWISDLSKVHRHYPDWEITHGLREIFEDITKALRKNLDEVS; translated from the coding sequence ATGACGGAGACAATACTGGTAACTGGTGGAGCAGGACTGATTGGCTCGATGTGCTGCGAGGAACTCATCGAGAACGGTTATAATGTTGTAAGCGTAGATAATTATGGACGCGGGGATATCTTCGGGGATGAAGGGAATACTGAGTCCAATGTAACCGAGTATCTCGATGATGATCGGATTGACCATCATCAAATGGATATCCGTGATGACGACTTTGACGAGATTGTTGCCAGTGTTGATGGGATCATTCACACAGCTGCCCAACCGTCCCATCCACGATCAATCGAAATCCCGTACGAAGATTTCGATATCAACGTACGCGGCACACTGAAGCTACTCGAAGCAGTTCGGACACAGAACCCAGACATTCCACTAGTGTTCACATCGACGAACAAGGTATACGGCGAAATGCCGAACTACTTTTCATACGAGAAAGTCGGTGACCGGTTTGAGCCAGTTGACGATACACTATGGAACGGATTCGATGAATCGTTGCGAATCGACCAAAACAAACACACTCCGTTTGGAGTTTCGAAGGCCTCTGCGGATCTGTACGTTCAAGAGTACGCGCGAATGTACGATATCAAAGCAGGAATATTCCGACTGGGATGTGTTACTGGGGGCGCTGCCCACGCCGTCGAACTTCACAACTGGGAACCGTATTTCGTAAAGCTTGCTCTCACGGGAGAGGAACTGAGTATATACGGGTACGAGGGGTATCAGGTCCGGGATGTGATTCACGCCAAGGATCTTGCGAATCTCTTTCGCCGGTACTTGGAGTCACCTTCACCAGGTCAGGTGTATAATGTTGGCGGCGGACGCAAGAACTCAATCTCACTGCGGGAATCATTCGACCTAATCGAAGAGGTTACTGGAAATACACTCGAGTATTCACACGCTGAACAGCGTGAAGCCGACCACCAGTGGTGGATTTCAGACCTCTCAAAAGTTCATAGACATTATCCTGATTGGGAAATTACGCACGGACTGCGCGAGATCTTCGAGGATATCACCAAGGCTCTCAGAAAAAACCTCGACGAAGTATCGTGA
- a CDS encoding glycosyltransferase family 61 protein has translation MTKDGWTEVLIRRNYLPRSELLNSTKSPSHIRHGDDESRFTVSNPTQPEIRREFEPYPSEFDPDARFLCDVPDCLLIGRYALGVSSEGILSETTPYDTTELSKKIESQISSYGSYLRVFGFDSGRNVDHELECVFPLVDNGRGYYHWMTEYLPKVGALQRYDRESGVKPTVLIRSDAGSYVRESLEFVGVDPAQLEEWSGSDTRVGSLLLTQHRPHKFDYINPQQSTFALSRDDLLWVRNQVRQRFGYTENSGNRIYVSRQKANCRRVKNYGELTRLLEQFDIEPYVLEDLSFEEQMRLFSNAEVIIGPHGAGLTNMIAANDPLIVELLPDKIMKPHFHHIAKSMNFQYEPFVTTASTEGLKVDTTALEKHLRALQRPD, from the coding sequence GTGACGAAAGACGGATGGACAGAGGTACTGATCCGACGAAACTACCTTCCCCGATCCGAACTTCTCAACAGTACGAAGTCGCCGAGCCATATCCGCCACGGCGACGACGAATCACGATTCACCGTTTCGAATCCAACACAGCCCGAGATCCGTCGTGAATTCGAACCGTATCCCTCCGAGTTCGATCCGGACGCCAGATTCCTCTGTGACGTCCCAGATTGCCTCCTTATCGGGCGGTACGCGTTGGGCGTGTCTTCGGAGGGCATTTTGAGCGAAACGACGCCGTACGACACGACGGAATTGAGCAAGAAGATCGAGTCCCAGATCAGTTCATACGGGAGCTACCTCCGCGTATTCGGGTTCGATTCCGGCCGAAACGTTGACCATGAGCTTGAATGTGTATTTCCTCTCGTCGACAACGGACGCGGCTACTACCACTGGATGACTGAGTACCTACCGAAAGTTGGAGCATTACAGCGATACGATCGAGAAAGCGGAGTCAAACCAACAGTACTCATCCGATCGGACGCAGGGTCCTATGTCAGGGAGTCGCTCGAGTTCGTCGGCGTCGATCCAGCGCAACTGGAGGAGTGGAGCGGATCGGACACTCGCGTTGGTTCACTCCTTCTCACACAACACAGACCTCACAAATTCGACTACATTAACCCCCAGCAATCGACCTTCGCCCTTTCCCGCGACGACTTGCTTTGGGTGCGAAACCAAGTACGGCAAAGATTCGGTTACACCGAGAACAGCGGGAATCGAATTTACGTCTCTCGTCAGAAGGCAAACTGCAGACGAGTGAAAAATTACGGAGAGCTAACGCGCCTTCTGGAGCAATTCGATATTGAACCGTACGTTCTCGAGGATCTTTCGTTCGAAGAGCAGATGCGTCTGTTCAGCAACGCGGAGGTTATCATTGGTCCACACGGGGCAGGACTCACCAATATGATTGCTGCAAACGATCCATTGATCGTCGAACTGTTGCCGGACAAAATCATGAAGCCCCACTTTCATCATATCGCCAAGAGCATGAATTTCCAGTACGAACCGTTTGTCACCACAGCGTCTACAGAAGGGCTGAAAGTCGACACTACGGCATTGGAAAAGCACCTTCGAGCATTACAGAGACCTGATTGA
- a CDS encoding glycosyltransferase family 4 protein: MKICILTSSHSTFDTRIFHKQARSLTNAGHDVSIVTPHESDTVRDGVSICAVGDEDIGSAGLEHARAIYRKARSMDADVYHFHDPGLLPFGLLLAKRTDARVIYDCHEQYEKAFRRYDFPPDYLNPLVSLFPAFQSFVANRLDAVITTTETAAEDFRRRGQQNVVTVKNFPLTGHGMAVDSPIERASEHVLVYVGGLNETRGLEPMLRLVSALRERDYDVEAWFLGSTAGQEERIQKLTSQLKLADSVTFTGRVPHEQVYSYLASGDIGLALLDPERFEQDIPIKLFEYMYAGLPIVTTPIGVSSKYVDEDWGVIVPFDETEAQAKAVGRLLDDHERVEQMGKQGKEMVETQYSWEVEQDQLLELYDSFDVDTK; the protein is encoded by the coding sequence ATGAAAATCTGCATATTGACGTCGTCACACTCGACATTCGACACACGGATCTTCCACAAACAGGCCCGGAGTCTGACCAACGCAGGCCATGACGTTTCTATCGTCACGCCACACGAGTCCGATACCGTTCGTGATGGTGTTTCCATATGTGCTGTCGGTGACGAAGATATCGGAAGTGCTGGACTCGAACACGCACGGGCAATCTACCGGAAAGCCCGTTCAATGGATGCAGATGTCTATCACTTTCACGATCCAGGGCTCCTACCCTTCGGACTTTTGCTAGCGAAACGGACTGATGCGCGAGTCATCTACGACTGTCATGAACAGTATGAAAAGGCGTTTCGACGTTATGACTTCCCCCCAGATTATCTAAATCCACTTGTCAGTCTCTTCCCAGCGTTTCAGTCATTCGTCGCGAACAGGCTTGACGCAGTGATTACAACAACTGAAACAGCAGCTGAGGACTTTCGACGACGTGGTCAGCAGAACGTTGTAACTGTGAAGAACTTTCCACTCACCGGCCACGGCATGGCTGTCGATAGCCCGATCGAACGGGCGTCAGAACACGTCCTCGTCTACGTAGGCGGACTGAACGAGACACGAGGACTTGAGCCAATGCTCCGATTAGTATCAGCGCTTCGAGAACGTGACTACGATGTAGAAGCCTGGTTCTTAGGGTCAACTGCGGGGCAAGAGGAACGGATTCAGAAGCTTACCAGCCAACTCAAGCTTGCTGACAGCGTTACATTTACCGGTCGAGTTCCACATGAGCAAGTATATTCGTACCTCGCTAGTGGAGACATTGGGCTGGCCCTCCTTGACCCGGAGCGGTTCGAACAAGACATTCCTATCAAATTATTCGAGTATATGTATGCCGGACTCCCGATCGTCACGACACCGATCGGCGTCAGTTCGAAATACGTCGATGAAGACTGGGGCGTCATAGTCCCGTTTGACGAGACAGAAGCACAAGCGAAAGCAGTCGGGCGGCTCCTCGACGATCACGAGCGGGTTGAACAGATGGGAAAACAGGGGAAAGAGATGGTTGAAACCCAATATTCGTGGGAAGTAGAACAGGACCAACTACTCGAACTATACGATTCGTTCGATGTGGACACCAAGTAG
- a CDS encoding glycosyltransferase family 4 protein: protein MDVLLVDLILGDHSVPFASNIKKELERKGGVSNVDFLTLEPDDRLDNYFDSIEDVYFLEGYNGAGYNDPVVNSFSKMVDFIQQRSYTVVHLLQVDNLLVESAIVLPDVSRLPPIVAQINGAFFGGNQNKQRPLVNKYTNRLLASPLNQAVETGLVWNKSSALVGDICLYRCIHGDVFDQILVHTSAAKEYVLDLCECTTPITVVPEPSTVEPPGFSQEYARQRIGLDPTETVLLFFGGLRKEKGIYQLLESLQLYNGPKFTLLIAGPEASATQKEIREIEKSIDPTLSLNIRYIYDSEQYFIASDGVLCPYLDEFGEERTSHVFQEALRLRRPVICPAFGSFESRLNSYNLGVLYSPNTAEGLNRAIQRFVENPEQWYSTEDMFRFYKKHSFENLCSKLLEVYRGIS from the coding sequence GTGGACGTACTACTCGTCGATCTGATACTCGGAGACCACAGCGTCCCCTTCGCCAGTAATATAAAAAAAGAATTGGAGAGGAAAGGAGGCGTCTCAAATGTTGATTTCCTCACTTTGGAACCAGACGATCGATTGGACAATTATTTTGACTCGATCGAAGACGTGTATTTTCTCGAAGGCTACAATGGCGCAGGATACAATGACCCTGTCGTAAATTCATTTTCTAAGATGGTCGACTTTATTCAACAGCGATCATATACCGTGGTACACCTCCTACAAGTCGACAACCTGCTCGTCGAATCCGCCATTGTACTTCCAGATGTCAGCAGGCTACCGCCGATCGTCGCACAAATAAACGGCGCATTTTTTGGAGGGAATCAGAACAAACAGAGGCCATTAGTCAACAAATATACTAATAGGCTGTTGGCGTCACCACTCAACCAGGCCGTCGAAACTGGACTCGTTTGGAACAAATCAAGTGCATTGGTCGGTGATATTTGTCTGTATCGATGTATTCATGGCGACGTGTTTGACCAGATACTAGTACACACAAGTGCTGCGAAAGAGTACGTTTTAGACTTGTGTGAATGTACGACACCGATTACTGTTGTTCCAGAGCCTTCAACGGTCGAACCTCCAGGGTTTTCACAGGAATATGCTCGACAGAGGATCGGGTTGGACCCCACAGAAACAGTTCTACTCTTTTTCGGCGGACTCAGAAAAGAAAAAGGGATATATCAACTGCTCGAATCACTACAACTCTACAATGGACCAAAATTCACATTGCTTATTGCTGGTCCTGAAGCAAGTGCGACTCAAAAAGAAATCCGAGAAATCGAAAAATCTATTGATCCAACACTTTCGTTGAATATCAGATACATTTATGACAGCGAACAGTACTTCATCGCATCTGATGGTGTACTTTGTCCGTATCTGGATGAGTTCGGGGAAGAGAGAACCAGTCACGTGTTTCAAGAGGCACTCAGATTGCGACGTCCAGTAATTTGCCCTGCTTTTGGATCTTTCGAGTCTCGGTTGAATAGCTACAATCTAGGTGTTTTATACAGCCCCAACACCGCAGAAGGACTAAACAGGGCGATACAAAGGTTTGTTGAGAACCCAGAACAGTGGTACTCAACCGAGGATATGTTTCGATTCTATAAAAAACACTCATTCGAGAATCTGTGTTCTAAATTGCTCGAGGTTTACCGGGGCATCTCGTAA